One stretch of Sphingomonas rosea DNA includes these proteins:
- a CDS encoding TonB-dependent siderophore receptor: MRTLARALAGATIVVVPAAPAIAGEVIVGAAENAEQPTQVITVTGKREEYGVKSTITGTKTDTPLKDIPQAISVVSEAQIEDQALRSVADLLMFVPGATPGTGEANRDQLTLRGNNTTADFFVDGLRDDAQYFRDFYNLDRVEVLKGPNAMIFGRGGGGGIVNRVTKRATLKNHQQFIIGHDTEGGTRLTADDNIRLGGALGLRVNGVWEHGDSFRQFTKVKRYGINPTIGWQPGADTRVDLSYEYFHDRRTTDRGVPSRAGRPLTGFDSAFFGDPADSYSDADVRIATLAVEQKFGENLLLRHRSQFADYDKFYQNIFPSSAVSAAGTVSLGAYNSRNNRKNLISQTDLVWDGRLGGIDQTWLAGFELSRQTSRNHRMSGTSAGSVTLPVTTVDRTITYSTLASDADNRTKATVGAAYVQTQLRPTDWLELVAGLRFDRFRLSVDDARATVPTFRRTEELVSPRVGVVLKPRRELSFYGSFSRSFLPQSGDQFSGLTSITSELKPERFDNLEAGAKWEVLDGLLATAAVYQLDRTNSQYRDPVTNIVYLSGSTRNRGLEIGLERSIASRLQVSAGYALQHSEIRSAVSNAPAGRKVPLVPRHSFSFWSKYQVSKPFAAGLGLLARSKSYASLNQTATVLPGYARLDGALYYKLMPGVEAQLNVENLTNRSYFPTAHNDNNIAPGAPRTARLTLKADF, translated from the coding sequence TTGCGTACCCTTGCTCGCGCCCTCGCTGGCGCCACCATTGTCGTCGTGCCAGCCGCCCCTGCCATCGCGGGCGAGGTGATCGTTGGCGCGGCCGAGAATGCCGAACAGCCGACGCAGGTCATCACCGTCACCGGCAAGCGCGAGGAATATGGGGTCAAGTCGACCATCACCGGGACCAAGACCGATACGCCCCTCAAGGACATCCCGCAGGCGATCTCGGTGGTGTCCGAGGCGCAGATCGAGGACCAGGCGCTCCGTTCGGTCGCGGACCTGCTGATGTTCGTGCCGGGTGCGACCCCGGGCACGGGCGAGGCGAATCGCGACCAGCTCACGCTCCGCGGCAACAACACGACCGCCGACTTCTTCGTCGACGGCCTGCGCGACGACGCGCAATATTTCCGCGACTTCTACAATCTCGACCGGGTCGAGGTGCTCAAGGGGCCGAACGCCATGATCTTCGGGCGCGGCGGCGGCGGCGGGATCGTCAATCGCGTGACCAAGCGCGCGACGCTCAAGAACCATCAGCAGTTCATCATCGGCCATGACACCGAGGGTGGCACCCGCCTCACCGCCGACGACAACATCCGGCTGGGCGGCGCGCTGGGCCTGCGCGTCAACGGCGTGTGGGAGCATGGCGACAGCTTCCGCCAGTTCACCAAGGTCAAGCGCTACGGCATCAATCCGACGATCGGCTGGCAGCCGGGCGCCGACACGCGCGTCGACCTCTCCTACGAATATTTCCACGACCGCCGGACGACCGACCGCGGCGTCCCCTCGCGCGCCGGGCGTCCGCTGACCGGCTTCGACAGCGCCTTCTTCGGCGATCCCGCCGACAGCTATTCGGACGCCGATGTCCGGATCGCGACGCTCGCGGTCGAGCAGAAGTTCGGCGAGAACTTGCTGCTCCGCCACCGCTCGCAGTTCGCCGACTACGACAAATTCTATCAGAACATCTTCCCGAGCAGCGCCGTCTCGGCGGCCGGAACGGTGTCGCTTGGCGCCTACAACAGCCGCAACAATCGCAAGAACCTGATCAGCCAGACCGACCTCGTGTGGGACGGTCGGCTCGGCGGGATCGACCAGACCTGGCTCGCCGGGTTCGAGCTCTCCCGCCAGACCAGCCGCAATCACCGGATGAGCGGCACGAGCGCGGGCAGCGTCACCTTGCCGGTGACCACGGTCGACCGGACCATCACCTATTCGACGCTGGCGAGCGATGCCGACAACCGGACCAAGGCCACCGTCGGTGCCGCTTATGTCCAGACGCAGCTTCGACCCACCGACTGGCTGGAGCTGGTCGCTGGTCTGCGCTTCGATCGCTTCCGCCTCTCGGTCGACGACGCGCGGGCGACCGTGCCGACCTTCCGCCGGACCGAGGAGCTGGTCTCGCCGCGCGTCGGCGTGGTGCTGAAGCCGCGCCGCGAACTGTCCTTCTACGGCAGTTTCTCGCGCTCGTTCCTCCCTCAGTCGGGCGACCAGTTCAGCGGGCTGACCTCGATCACGTCGGAGCTCAAGCCCGAGCGGTTCGACAATCTCGAGGCCGGCGCAAAGTGGGAAGTGCTCGACGGCCTGCTGGCGACCGCTGCGGTTTATCAGCTCGACCGGACCAACAGCCAGTATCGCGATCCCGTGACCAACATCGTCTATTTGTCGGGTTCGACCCGCAACCGCGGGCTCGAGATCGGGCTCGAGCGGAGCATTGCGTCGCGGCTGCAGGTGTCGGCCGGCTATGCGCTGCAACACAGCGAGATCCGCAGCGCGGTCAGCAATGCGCCCGCCGGCCGCAAGGTCCCGCTCGTCCCGCGCCACAGCTTCTCCTTCTGGTCGAAGTATCAGGTCAGCAAGCCGTTCGCGGCGGGCCTCGGCCTCCTCGCGCGCTCGAAGAGCTATGCCTCGCTCAACCAGACCGCGACCGTGCTGCCGGGCTATGCGCGGCTCGACGGGGCGCTCTACTACAAGCTGATGCCGGGCGTGGAAGCGCAGCTCAACGTCGAGAACCTCACCAATCGGAGCTATTTCCCGACCGCCCACAACGACAACAATATCGCGCCCGGCGCCCCCCGCACCGCGCGGCTGACGCTCAAGGCCGACTTCTAG
- a CDS encoding demethoxyubiquinone hydroxylase family protein gives MLRVDHAGEYGATRIYAGQLAVLRGGSRAAHLVTHMAAQEDRHLARFNQLLAERRVRPTLLQPLWHVGGFALGAVTALISEKAAMACTEAVETEIDLHYAEQLEELRDRDPELSADIRQFQAEELEHRDTAREHGALETPAYPVLSFAIRAICKAAIAVSKKV, from the coding sequence ATGCTTCGGGTCGACCATGCCGGCGAATACGGCGCGACCCGTATCTATGCCGGACAGCTGGCGGTGCTTCGCGGCGGCTCGCGCGCGGCGCATCTGGTGACGCACATGGCGGCGCAGGAAGACCGCCACCTCGCCCGCTTCAATCAGCTGCTGGCCGAGCGCCGGGTCCGCCCGACGCTGCTCCAACCGCTCTGGCACGTCGGCGGCTTCGCGCTCGGCGCCGTGACCGCGCTGATCAGCGAAAAGGCCGCCATGGCCTGCACCGAGGCCGTCGAGACCGAGATCGACCTCCATTACGCCGAGCAACTCGAGGAACTGCGTGACCGCGACCCCGAGCTCAGCGCCGACATCCGTCAGTTCCAGGCCGAGGAGCTCGAGCACCGCGACACCGCGCGCGAGCATGGCGCGCTCGAAACGCCCGCCTATCCGGTGCTGAGCTTTGCCATTCGCGCCATCTGCAAGGCCGCCATTGCGGTCTCCAAGAAGGTCTAG
- a CDS encoding disulfide bond formation protein B produces the protein MDARTGSMAMARSDGRLRLAQWLAVAVPGALLLGALGSQLIGGLIPCEMCMWQRWPHLVALGFAALSFGASRQARPAVLIAALAIAASGAIGVFHAGVEYGWWQGLTACSTGSLGATGDELLKSILATPLVRCDQVQWSLLGISLAGWNALLSLSFAGVIAWLASTKH, from the coding sequence ATGGACGCGCGGACGGGCTCGATGGCGATGGCGCGATCGGATGGGCGCCTTCGGCTTGCGCAATGGCTGGCGGTCGCGGTGCCGGGCGCCTTGCTGCTGGGTGCGCTCGGGTCGCAGCTGATCGGCGGCCTGATCCCGTGCGAGATGTGCATGTGGCAACGCTGGCCGCACCTCGTCGCGTTGGGCTTTGCCGCCTTGTCGTTCGGCGCGTCGCGTCAGGCCCGCCCCGCGGTGCTGATCGCCGCCTTGGCGATCGCGGCGAGCGGCGCGATCGGTGTCTTCCACGCCGGCGTGGAATATGGCTGGTGGCAGGGGCTGACGGCCTGTTCCACCGGCTCGTTGGGCGCGACCGGGGACGAGCTTCTCAAGTCGATCCTCGCCACCCCCCTGGTCCGCTGCGACCAGGTCCAGTGGTCGCTCCTTGGCATTTCGCTCGCGGGTTGGAATGCCCTTCTTTCCCTTTCTTTCGCAGGAGTGATTGCGTGGCTGGCGTCGACCAAGCACTGA
- a CDS encoding DUF1206 domain-containing protein gives MRTDPSAAMTLLTRLGFAARGLLYLVIGILVLQTGRTEDPSGALGVVAEGGGRMLLILMIAGFLAYGLWRLSDAAFNIERHSSDGRGMRERIGAAVSGIVHLLLAWQAISLLQGTRSSTGSGGSGAEEGAKTALQLPMGQFALELAGLVLLGVGVAQLVKAWKADFLQHLEPGVARQPWARWIGQGGFAARGLVFLITGGFLVGAGLKERSTEAGGMAEALDWLTSPWDTIVAAGLLLFGLYCLIEARFRVLNDVPVGDLAHKARAKLPI, from the coding sequence ATGCGAACCGACCCCAGCGCTGCCATGACCCTGCTGACCCGCCTGGGGTTCGCAGCGCGTGGCCTCCTTTACCTCGTCATCGGGATACTGGTCCTGCAGACCGGCCGGACCGAGGATCCGAGCGGCGCGCTCGGGGTGGTCGCCGAGGGTGGCGGCCGAATGCTTCTCATCCTGATGATCGCGGGCTTTCTCGCTTACGGGCTTTGGCGGTTGAGCGACGCTGCGTTCAACATCGAGCGTCACTCGTCCGACGGGCGGGGGATGCGCGAGCGGATCGGCGCGGCGGTAAGCGGCATCGTCCACCTGCTTCTCGCCTGGCAGGCGATCAGCTTGCTGCAGGGCACGCGCTCGTCGACCGGTAGCGGAGGCAGCGGCGCCGAAGAGGGCGCAAAGACGGCGCTGCAGCTTCCCATGGGACAATTCGCCCTCGAACTCGCGGGCCTCGTGCTGCTCGGGGTCGGGGTCGCGCAGCTGGTGAAAGCCTGGAAGGCCGACTTCCTCCAGCATCTCGAACCCGGCGTCGCCCGCCAGCCGTGGGCGCGCTGGATCGGGCAGGGCGGGTTTGCGGCACGCGGTCTCGTCTTCCTCATCACCGGCGGATTCCTGGTCGGCGCCGGGCTGAAGGAGCGCTCGACCGAAGCCGGCGGAATGGCCGAAGCGCTCGACTGGCTGACCTCGCCTTGGGACACGATCGTCGCCGCGGGCCTTCTCCTGTTCGGCCTTTACTGCCTGATCGAGGCGCGCTTCCGGGTGCTGAACGACGTCCCCGTCGGCGACCTCGCGCACAAGGCGCGCGCCAAGCTCCCAATCTGA
- a CDS encoding UdgX family uracil-DNA binding protein (This protein belongs to the uracil DNA glycosylase superfamily, members of which act in excision repair of DNA. However, it belongs more specifically to UdgX branch, whose founding member was found to bind uracil in DNA (where it does not belong), without cleaving it, appears to promote DNA repair by a pathway involving RecA, rather than base excision.), translating into MSDANGRFGNSADLFDSRLGLGGKAGVLLPDGPQIDPLKITLDQPDDFDGWREAARELVLAGVPPMSVVWQVAGDDGELFGSEGAVPPAAGGEPMFSVPKPFIDLAKAAICHSEPQRFALLYSLLWKLKANRRALEDRADPLVDRLEKLAKEVHRDAHKMHAFVRFREVEEGDGTRFVAFFEPDHHIVRREAGFFVRRFTTMRWSILTPELSIHWDPATESLTEGPGATRADAPDGDPLEETWRTYYANIFNPARLKVKAMLKEMPKKYWRNMPETALVAPLIAGARARELEMIEKAQAAPRTGGNIEGAWAALRQEAMSCTRCDLFRCGTQTVFGEGPLDARIFFVGEQPGDQEDLAGRPFVGPAGQLFDAALEKAGIERSTTYVTNAVKHFKFVLRGKKRIHSKPDTAEIEACRWWQEQERAIVRPPLTVALGATAARSLTGKTLTITKAREAPLTLADGSECWVTVHPSFLLRIPKEERRREERARFVEDLRRIRARSEELAAA; encoded by the coding sequence ATGAGTGACGCGAACGGTCGGTTCGGCAATTCCGCCGACCTGTTCGACAGCCGGCTCGGGCTCGGCGGCAAGGCCGGCGTGCTGCTTCCCGACGGGCCGCAGATCGACCCGCTCAAGATCACGCTCGACCAGCCCGACGACTTCGACGGGTGGCGCGAGGCGGCGCGCGAGCTGGTGCTTGCCGGCGTTCCGCCGATGAGTGTCGTCTGGCAGGTCGCCGGTGACGATGGCGAACTGTTCGGCAGCGAGGGCGCGGTGCCCCCGGCCGCCGGCGGCGAACCGATGTTCTCGGTGCCCAAGCCCTTCATCGACCTCGCCAAAGCCGCCATTTGTCATTCCGAGCCGCAGCGCTTCGCCCTGCTCTACAGCCTGTTGTGGAAGCTCAAGGCCAATCGCAGAGCGCTCGAGGACCGCGCCGATCCGCTGGTCGACCGGCTCGAGAAACTGGCCAAGGAAGTCCACCGCGACGCGCACAAGATGCATGCCTTCGTCCGCTTCCGCGAAGTGGAGGAAGGGGACGGCACCCGCTTCGTCGCCTTCTTCGAGCCCGACCACCACATCGTCCGGCGTGAAGCGGGCTTCTTCGTGCGCCGCTTCACGACCATGCGCTGGTCGATCCTGACGCCGGAACTCTCGATCCACTGGGATCCCGCGACCGAGAGCCTGACCGAGGGGCCGGGCGCGACTCGGGCCGATGCGCCCGACGGCGATCCGCTCGAGGAGACGTGGCGGACCTATTACGCCAACATCTTCAATCCTGCGCGCCTCAAGGTGAAGGCGATGCTCAAGGAGATGCCCAAGAAATATTGGCGCAACATGCCCGAGACCGCGCTCGTTGCCCCCCTGATCGCGGGTGCGCGGGCACGGGAGCTGGAGATGATCGAAAAGGCACAGGCGGCGCCGCGGACCGGCGGCAACATCGAGGGAGCCTGGGCGGCGCTGCGGCAGGAAGCGATGAGCTGCACTCGCTGCGACCTTTTCCGCTGCGGCACGCAGACGGTGTTCGGCGAAGGGCCACTCGACGCGCGCATCTTCTTCGTCGGAGAGCAGCCTGGCGACCAGGAGGATCTGGCCGGCCGGCCGTTCGTCGGCCCGGCAGGACAATTGTTCGACGCGGCGCTTGAGAAGGCGGGGATCGAGCGCTCCACCACCTACGTCACCAATGCGGTCAAGCACTTCAAATTCGTGCTTCGCGGCAAGAAGCGCATCCACTCCAAGCCCGACACCGCCGAGATCGAGGCCTGCCGCTGGTGGCAGGAGCAGGAGCGCGCGATCGTCCGCCCGCCGCTCACCGTCGCACTTGGCGCCACTGCCGCGCGGTCGCTCACCGGCAAGACGCTAACCATCACCAAGGCGCGCGAGGCGCCGCTGACCCTCGCCGACGGCAGCGAATGCTGGGTGACGGTGCACCCGAGCTTTCTCCTTCGCATCCCCAAGGAAGAGCGCCGACGCGAAGAGCGGGCGCGCTTCGTCGAGGACCTCCGCCGGATACGTGCGCGGAGCGAGGAGCTCGCCGCCGCCTAG
- a CDS encoding putative DNA modification/repair radical SAM protein translates to MAQLDTREKLAILADAAKYDASCASSGTSKRNSAGGKGLGSTEGSGICHAYAPDGRCISLLKILLTNSCVFNCHYCINRKSSNVRRARFTAQEVVQLTLAFYKRNYIEGLFLSSGIIKSSNYTMEQLVEVARSLREDHDFRGYIHLKTIPDADPELVRMAGLYADRVSINVELPTVPGLKRLAPEKSAGQIEGAMLGMKGAIEDGRDAKKKYKSAPSFAPAGQSTQMIVGADAATDSDIVVKASTLYDRFSLRRVYYSAFSPIPDASAVLPLQRPPLMREHRLYQSDWLMRFYGFKPEEVVSAAEPDGMLPLDIDPKLAWALKFREYFPVDVNRASREQLLRVPGLGTKAVDRILRSRRFRTFSLDDVARLTVSVAKIRPFIVTSDWRPTLLTDRADLKRWIKPEKSQLELFAA, encoded by the coding sequence ATGGCGCAACTCGACACCCGCGAGAAGCTGGCGATCCTCGCGGACGCCGCAAAATATGACGCCAGTTGCGCGTCGAGCGGGACGTCCAAGCGTAACAGCGCGGGCGGGAAGGGGCTCGGTTCGACCGAGGGGTCGGGCATCTGTCACGCCTATGCGCCCGATGGTCGCTGCATCAGCCTGCTGAAGATCCTGCTGACCAACAGCTGCGTGTTCAACTGCCATTATTGCATCAACCGGAAGAGCTCGAACGTCCGCCGCGCGCGCTTCACCGCGCAAGAGGTCGTCCAGCTCACCCTCGCCTTCTACAAGCGCAATTACATCGAGGGTCTGTTTCTCTCCTCGGGCATCATCAAGTCATCGAATTACACGATGGAGCAGCTGGTCGAGGTCGCGCGGTCCTTGCGCGAGGATCACGACTTCCGCGGCTACATTCACCTGAAGACTATCCCCGACGCCGATCCCGAGCTCGTTCGGATGGCTGGGCTTTATGCCGACCGCGTGTCGATCAACGTCGAGCTGCCCACCGTGCCCGGCCTCAAGCGGCTCGCGCCCGAAAAGAGCGCGGGCCAGATCGAGGGTGCGATGCTCGGCATGAAGGGCGCGATCGAGGACGGCCGGGACGCCAAGAAAAAGTATAAGTCGGCCCCGAGCTTCGCTCCTGCGGGGCAGTCGACGCAGATGATCGTCGGAGCAGATGCCGCGACCGACAGCGACATCGTCGTCAAGGCAAGCACGCTCTACGACCGCTTCAGCCTGCGCCGCGTCTATTATTCGGCCTTCTCGCCGATTCCCGACGCCAGCGCCGTGCTCCCGCTTCAGCGCCCCCCGCTGATGCGCGAGCACCGGCTCTACCAGTCGGATTGGCTGATGCGCTTCTATGGCTTCAAGCCGGAGGAAGTGGTCAGTGCCGCCGAGCCAGACGGGATGCTGCCGCTCGACATCGATCCCAAGCTCGCCTGGGCGCTCAAGTTCCGGGAGTATTTCCCGGTCGACGTCAATCGCGCTAGCCGCGAACAATTGCTGCGCGTGCCGGGCCTCGGCACGAAAGCGGTCGATCGCATCCTTCGCTCGCGCCGCTTCCGCACCTTCTCGCTCGACGACGTTGCGCGACTGACCGTCAGCGTCGCGAAGATCCGCCCCTTCATCGTGACCAGCGACTGGCGCCCGACCCTGCTCACCGACCGTGCCGACCTCAAGCGCTGGATCAAGCCCGAGAAGAGCCAGCTCGAACTGTTCGCGGCATGA
- the smc gene encoding chromosome segregation protein SMC, with translation MRFRRLKLTGFKSFVEPADLRIEPGLTGIVGPNGCGKSNLLEALRWVMGEGSPKSLRGGGMEDVIFAGTAQRPARDFAEVSLLVEDEAEESEVTRRIERGAGSAYRIDGRDVRQKDVSLLFADAATGAHSPALVSQGRIGALISARPAERRQMLEEAAGIAGLHVRRKDAEQKLRATEANLQRLDELLGDQEVRAAALKRQARAAERYRALTDRIRLAEGRLIYRRWAEADAAARAASAEADSAMRAVEACGERLGRAQEAQGTASALVADRRKAAARAREEGQELAHRLATCRAALDTARRRLVELDRLGESLRTEREREQALSVDAEQAVGALAAEILAIGQRLGESEARQDQLVRALAKAEEENRSAEAALAGLLTREAALKAERQVALAALTAARAQAARLETELQSLDRGMAELASEDALRAARDAAAARAEKGVTAAGAAERAIAAAEEERVAAAAEREQADLALSQARSLEAAHASEIKALGQALRTTAGRGVLDLLTVEPGYEKALAAALGDDLGAPLGGDGERGWGGAARDEADPPLGSGLVALADHVEGPPELARRLAQVGVADEDIGQSLAVGQRLVTKDGRLRRWDGFVSRGNGAAAAERLVRANRLAALEAALPGLVASREAAAAAQAMASEKLGHAGRALESAKASLAAAEVAARQARREEDTASAALERQQQQAQSLERRKAELAPVHASARDAVVQAETAIAALPAEDALSAALAEARAFAAERGRLLAERRADLATAARTATSDRERQLAAAREQSAWEERAKAAAQRIDDTQVRAERVAQEKEALVGEPERLTGEVAKVEQAVRGSGALLSSALAAEREAEQALADIAAAFARENEAMASAREQRAAASARAEAQVARRIEYGRVCGEKFECPPPLLPGKLGFDANDLADSAEESLTLERLTADRERIGPVNLVAEQELAELEGARLQGAAERDELAEAINRLRGSIGSLNREGRARLLSAFEAVDRHFRSLFTTLFDGGQAHLALIDSDDPLEAGLEIMAQPPGKRLTALSLLSGGEQALTAVALIFALFLTKPSPICVLDEVDAPLDDANVERFCDLLVRMTAETDTRYLIVTHNAVTMSRMHRLYGVTMVERGVSRIVSVDLGGAEELLAAE, from the coding sequence GTGCGGTTTCGCCGCCTCAAGCTGACCGGCTTCAAGAGCTTCGTCGAACCGGCCGATCTTCGGATCGAGCCGGGGCTGACGGGTATCGTCGGGCCGAACGGTTGCGGCAAGTCGAACCTGCTCGAAGCGCTTCGCTGGGTGATGGGCGAGGGCAGCCCCAAGTCCCTGCGTGGCGGGGGCATGGAGGACGTCATCTTCGCCGGCACCGCCCAGCGGCCCGCGCGCGACTTCGCCGAGGTCTCGCTGCTGGTCGAGGACGAGGCCGAGGAGAGCGAGGTCACGCGGCGGATCGAGCGCGGCGCGGGCTCGGCCTACCGGATCGACGGGCGCGACGTCCGCCAGAAGGACGTGTCGCTGCTGTTCGCCGATGCGGCGACTGGCGCGCATTCGCCTGCGCTCGTCAGCCAGGGGCGGATCGGCGCGCTCATCTCCGCGCGGCCGGCGGAGCGCCGGCAGATGCTCGAGGAAGCGGCAGGGATCGCCGGCCTGCATGTTCGCCGCAAGGACGCCGAACAGAAGCTCCGCGCGACCGAGGCTAACCTCCAGCGGCTCGACGAACTGCTCGGCGACCAGGAAGTGCGTGCCGCCGCCCTCAAGCGACAGGCGCGCGCAGCGGAACGCTACCGGGCGCTGACCGACCGGATCCGGCTGGCGGAAGGACGGCTGATCTACCGGCGGTGGGCCGAGGCCGATGCCGCTGCCCGCGCCGCCAGCGCCGAAGCCGATTCGGCGATGCGGGCGGTGGAAGCCTGCGGCGAGCGGCTCGGCCGGGCGCAGGAAGCGCAAGGCACTGCCTCGGCGCTGGTCGCCGATCGTCGCAAGGCCGCCGCCCGGGCGCGTGAGGAAGGACAGGAGCTGGCTCACCGGCTCGCCACCTGCCGCGCCGCGCTCGACACCGCACGGCGGCGGCTGGTCGAGCTCGACCGGCTCGGCGAATCGCTCCGGACCGAGCGCGAGCGCGAGCAGGCGCTGAGCGTCGATGCCGAGCAGGCGGTCGGCGCGCTCGCCGCCGAGATCCTGGCGATTGGCCAACGGCTCGGCGAGTCCGAGGCACGGCAGGACCAGCTCGTGCGCGCGCTGGCCAAGGCCGAGGAAGAGAATCGATCGGCTGAGGCGGCGCTAGCGGGGCTGCTGACGCGCGAAGCAGCGCTCAAGGCCGAACGGCAGGTCGCCCTTGCCGCGCTCACCGCCGCCCGCGCGCAGGCCGCGCGGCTCGAAACCGAATTGCAGTCGCTCGACCGGGGCATGGCCGAGCTTGCCTCGGAAGACGCTCTCCGGGCGGCGCGCGACGCGGCGGCGGCTCGAGCCGAAAAAGGGGTGACGGCGGCAGGCGCGGCCGAACGGGCGATCGCGGCGGCCGAGGAGGAGCGCGTGGCGGCCGCGGCGGAACGCGAGCAGGCCGACCTTGCACTGTCGCAGGCGCGTTCGCTCGAGGCGGCCCATGCAAGTGAGATCAAGGCGCTCGGGCAGGCGCTGCGGACCACGGCGGGACGCGGGGTGCTCGACCTGCTGACCGTCGAGCCGGGCTATGAGAAGGCGCTCGCGGCCGCGCTCGGCGATGATCTGGGGGCCCCGCTCGGCGGTGACGGCGAGCGCGGCTGGGGCGGCGCGGCCCGTGATGAAGCGGATCCGCCGCTCGGGAGCGGGCTGGTCGCGCTGGCCGACCATGTCGAGGGCCCACCCGAACTCGCCCGTCGCCTCGCGCAGGTCGGCGTGGCCGATGAGGACATCGGCCAGTCGCTGGCGGTGGGGCAGCGGTTGGTGACGAAGGACGGACGACTGCGGCGGTGGGATGGCTTCGTCAGCCGCGGCAATGGTGCCGCGGCCGCCGAGCGGCTTGTCCGGGCCAATCGCCTCGCCGCCCTCGAAGCCGCCTTGCCCGGGCTGGTCGCGAGCCGCGAGGCGGCGGCGGCGGCGCAGGCAATGGCCTCAGAGAAGCTCGGGCATGCCGGGCGGGCGCTCGAGTCGGCGAAGGCTTCCCTGGCCGCCGCCGAGGTCGCCGCGCGGCAGGCCCGGCGCGAGGAAGACACGGCAAGCGCGGCGCTCGAGCGCCAGCAGCAACAGGCACAGTCGCTCGAACGGAGGAAGGCCGAGCTAGCGCCGGTCCACGCCTCGGCGCGGGACGCGGTGGTCCAGGCCGAAACCGCGATCGCGGCGCTTCCGGCTGAGGATGCGTTATCCGCTGCGCTCGCCGAGGCCCGCGCATTCGCGGCCGAACGGGGCCGGCTGCTGGCCGAACGACGCGCCGACCTCGCCACCGCCGCGCGCACCGCGACCAGCGACCGCGAGCGGCAGCTTGCGGCGGCGCGCGAGCAGTCGGCGTGGGAGGAACGAGCCAAGGCGGCGGCGCAGCGGATCGACGATACGCAAGTCCGGGCCGAGCGCGTCGCGCAGGAGAAGGAGGCTTTGGTCGGCGAGCCCGAGCGGCTGACGGGCGAGGTCGCCAAGGTCGAGCAGGCAGTGCGCGGCTCAGGCGCCCTCCTCTCGTCCGCCCTGGCCGCCGAACGCGAAGCCGAGCAGGCGCTCGCCGACATCGCCGCCGCCTTTGCGCGCGAAAACGAGGCAATGGCGAGCGCGCGCGAGCAGCGGGCCGCGGCCTCGGCGCGCGCCGAAGCGCAGGTCGCGCGGCGGATCGAATATGGCAGGGTCTGCGGCGAGAAGTTCGAATGCCCGCCCCCGCTCCTCCCGGGCAAGCTCGGCTTCGACGCGAACGACCTCGCCGATTCCGCCGAGGAAAGCCTGACGCTCGAGCGGCTGACAGCCGACCGCGAGCGCATCGGGCCCGTCAATCTCGTCGCCGAGCAGGAGCTTGCCGAACTCGAAGGCGCACGGTTGCAGGGCGCGGCCGAGCGCGACGAACTGGCCGAGGCGATCAACCGGCTGCGCGGATCGATCGGAAGCCTCAATCGCGAAGGTCGCGCGCGGCTGCTTTCCGCCTTCGAAGCGGTCGATCGGCACTTCCGAAGCCTCTTCACGACCCTGTTCGACGGCGGGCAGGCGCATCTCGCGCTGATCGACAGCGACGATCCGCTCGAGGCCGGGCTCGAGATCATGGCGCAGCCGCCGGGCAAGCGACTGACCGCCCTTTCGCTATTGTCGGGGGGCGAGCAGGCGCTGACCGCGGTCGCGCTGATCTTCGCCCTCTTCCTGACCAAGCCCTCCCCGATTTGCGTCCTCGACGAAGTCGATGCGCCGCTCGACGACGCCAATGTCGAGCGCTTCTGCGACCTCCTCGTGCGGATGACCGCGGAGACCGACACCCGCTATCTCATCGTCACGCACAATGCGGTGACGATGAGCCGGATGCACCGGCTCTACGGCGTGACCATGGTCGAGCGGGGCGTGAGCCGGATCGTGTCGGTCGATCTTGGCGGCGCCGAGGAACTGCTCGCCGCCGAATAG